In a genomic window of Pseudomonas mohnii:
- the tadA gene encoding tRNA adenosine(34) deaminase TadA encodes MRQIRPAAIIDRSRDRDFMREALALAAQGAALGEVPVGAVLVQDGEIIGRGFNCPISGNDPSAHAEMVAIRAAAQAVSNYRLPGSTLYVTLEPCSMCAGLIVHSRIARVVYGALEPKAGIVQSQGQFFTQGFLNHRVLYEGGVLAEECGAVLSEFFKARRAKASD; translated from the coding sequence ATGCGTCAGATTCGTCCCGCCGCCATCATCGACCGTAGCCGTGATCGCGACTTCATGCGTGAAGCCCTGGCCCTGGCTGCCCAGGGCGCCGCTCTCGGCGAAGTGCCAGTGGGCGCGGTGCTGGTACAGGACGGCGAAATCATCGGTCGCGGCTTCAACTGCCCGATCAGCGGCAATGACCCGAGCGCCCATGCCGAGATGGTCGCGATCCGCGCCGCCGCCCAGGCCGTGAGCAACTATCGCCTGCCGGGCAGCACGCTGTACGTGACCCTGGAGCCGTGCAGCATGTGCGCCGGGCTGATCGTGCACTCACGGATTGCGCGGGTGGTGTATGGCGCGTTGGAGCCCAAAGCGGGGATCGTGCAGAGCCAGGGGCAGTTCTTCACCCAAGGCTTCTTGAATCACCGGGTGTTGTATGAAGGCGGGGTGTTGGCCGAGGAGTGCGGGGCGGTGTTGAGCGAGTTTTTCAAGGCTCGCAGAGCAAAGGCTTCAGACTAA
- a CDS encoding lysoplasmalogenase, with amino-acid sequence MGWLILALMGAVTFLYGLSVHAALLCLLVKPLPVLALLGWLHDAPPSEYRRWISLGLIFSLLGDVLLAWPGDLFVFGLGAFLVAHLAYLKAYLSDSRRLALLPLILALGVGAVLLGILIAHGLGPLLIPVIVYGLAISAMLWRALARLGTDVPKRSALLAAVGAVAFVFSDSVIGISRFVVPFNAAPYVIILSYWLGQWGITASAFPQEFAHPRP; translated from the coding sequence GTGGGCTGGCTGATTCTGGCGCTCATGGGCGCGGTGACGTTCCTCTATGGCCTGAGCGTGCACGCCGCGCTGCTCTGCCTGCTGGTCAAGCCACTGCCCGTCCTGGCCCTGCTCGGCTGGCTGCACGATGCGCCACCGAGCGAGTATCGGCGCTGGATCAGCCTTGGATTGATCTTTTCCCTGCTCGGCGATGTGCTGCTGGCATGGCCGGGGGATTTGTTCGTGTTCGGCCTCGGGGCGTTCCTGGTCGCGCATCTGGCTTACCTGAAAGCGTATCTGAGCGATAGTCGGCGTCTGGCCTTGTTGCCGCTGATCCTGGCCCTTGGCGTCGGCGCGGTATTGCTGGGGATTCTGATCGCTCACGGGCTCGGGCCGTTGCTGATCCCGGTGATTGTTTACGGCCTGGCGATCAGCGCGATGCTCTGGCGTGCGCTGGCGCGACTCGGCACCGATGTGCCCAAGCGCTCGGCGCTGCTGGCAGCGGTTGGTGCAGTAGCGTTTGTGTTTTCGGATAGCGTGATTGGCATCAGCCGCTTTGTCGTGCCGTTCAATGCCGCGCCTTATGTGATCATCCTCAGTTATTGGCTGGGGCAATGGGGAATTACGGCGTCGGCGTTTCCTCAAGAGTTCGCTCACCCACGACCCTAA
- a CDS encoding multicopper oxidase family protein: protein MSFTRRQILGGLAGLVVVGVGAGGASRYWLGKMADAEAGHDYELIAAPLDVELVPGHKTEAWAFGPSAPGTELRVRQGEWLRVRFINHLPVATTIHWHGIRLPLEMDGVPYVSQLPVLPGEYFDYKFRVPDAGSYWYHPHVSSSEELGRGLVGPLIIEEREPTGFKYEKTLSLKSWHVDDEGAFVAFSVPREAARGGTAGRLSTINGVSQPVIDLPAGQITRVRLLNLDNTLTYRLNIPDVEAQIYALDGNPVEPRPLGKEYWLGPGMRICLAIKAPPVGEELSLRNGPVRLATLRSVANTDAPTDWPPALPPNPVAEPDLANAEKLNFNFEWVGSVSVNVDNGKPPSLWQINGKAWDITDKTCADRPIARLEKGKSYLFELKNMTQYQHPIHLHGMSFKVIASNRHKVIPYFTDTYLLGKNERAQVALVADNPGVWMFHCHVIDHMETGLMAAIEVA, encoded by the coding sequence ATGTCCTTTACCCGTCGACAAATACTCGGTGGTCTGGCCGGTCTTGTAGTGGTTGGCGTGGGAGCCGGCGGCGCGTCGCGTTACTGGCTGGGCAAAATGGCCGACGCCGAGGCGGGCCATGACTACGAGCTGATCGCCGCGCCGCTGGACGTCGAGCTGGTGCCTGGACACAAAACCGAAGCCTGGGCCTTCGGCCCGTCGGCGCCGGGCACCGAGTTGCGCGTGCGTCAAGGCGAATGGTTGCGGGTGCGTTTCATCAACCACCTGCCGGTTGCCACCACCATTCACTGGCACGGCATCCGCCTGCCGCTGGAAATGGACGGCGTGCCGTACGTCTCGCAACTGCCGGTGCTGCCGGGCGAGTATTTCGACTACAAGTTCCGCGTGCCTGATGCCGGCAGCTACTGGTATCACCCCCATGTGAGCAGCAGCGAGGAACTCGGTCGTGGACTGGTTGGCCCGCTGATCATCGAAGAGCGCGAGCCGACCGGTTTCAAGTACGAAAAAACCTTGAGCCTCAAGAGCTGGCACGTCGATGACGAAGGCGCTTTCGTCGCGTTCAGCGTGCCTCGCGAGGCGGCCCGTGGCGGTACGGCGGGGCGTCTTTCGACCATCAACGGGGTCTCTCAACCTGTCATCGATTTGCCCGCCGGACAGATCACCCGCGTGCGCCTGCTCAACCTTGATAACACCCTGACCTATCGCCTGAACATCCCTGATGTCGAAGCGCAGATCTATGCGCTGGATGGCAATCCGGTCGAGCCGCGTCCGCTCGGCAAGGAATACTGGCTCGGTCCCGGCATGCGCATTTGCCTGGCGATCAAGGCCCCGCCGGTCGGTGAAGAGTTGTCGCTGCGCAACGGACCTGTACGGTTGGCAACATTGCGCTCCGTGGCCAATACCGATGCGCCGACCGACTGGCCACCGGCGCTGCCCCCAAACCCGGTGGCCGAACCGGACCTGGCCAATGCCGAGAAACTCAACTTCAATTTCGAGTGGGTGGGCTCGGTGTCGGTGAACGTCGATAATGGCAAGCCGCCGAGCCTGTGGCAGATCAACGGCAAAGCCTGGGACATCACCGACAAGACCTGTGCCGACCGGCCCATTGCCAGGCTCGAGAAGGGCAAGAGTTACCTCTTCGAATTGAAAAACATGACTCAATATCAGCACCCGATTCACCTGCACGGCATGAGCTTCAAAGTCATCGCCTCGAACCGGCACAAGGTCATCCCGTACTTCACCGACACTTACCTGTTGGGCAAGAACGAGCGCGCGCAAGTGGCGCTGGTGGCGGATAACCCGGGTGTGTGGATGTTCCATTGCCATGTGATCGACCACATGGAAACCGGCCTGATGGCCGCCATCGAGGTGGCGTGA
- the cmoB gene encoding tRNA 5-methoxyuridine(34)/uridine 5-oxyacetic acid(34) synthase CmoB, whose amino-acid sequence MIDLSPLARRLAGTPLADWANTLQAQLDKKMEKGHGDLERWQSALDALPKIQPSEVDLLNGLKLDTDCDDETRAQMRTALMGLSPWRKGPFDLFGVHVDTEWRSDWKWSRVAPHLNLKGKRILDVGCGNGYYMWRMLGAGADSVIGVDPNWLFFCQFQAVQRYLSEPNAWHLPFPFEDLPPNLEGFDTVFSMGVFYHRRSPIEHLLALKDCLVKGGELVLETLVVEGDKHQVLVPEDRYAQMRNVWFLPSVPALELWLRRAGFSDVKCVDVSVTTVEEQRGTEWMKYQSLSDFLDPEDHSKTIEGLPAPMRAVIVARK is encoded by the coding sequence ATGATTGATCTGTCCCCCCTCGCCCGCCGTCTGGCCGGTACACCACTGGCCGATTGGGCCAACACCCTGCAGGCGCAACTCGACAAGAAAATGGAAAAGGGCCACGGCGACCTGGAGCGCTGGCAAAGCGCGCTCGACGCCCTGCCGAAGATCCAGCCGAGCGAAGTCGATTTGCTCAACGGCTTGAAACTCGACACCGATTGCGACGATGAAACTCGCGCGCAGATGCGTACGGCGTTGATGGGGCTGTCGCCATGGCGCAAAGGGCCATTCGATCTGTTCGGTGTGCACGTCGACACCGAATGGCGCTCGGACTGGAAATGGTCGCGGGTGGCTCCGCACCTGAACCTCAAGGGCAAACGCATCCTCGATGTCGGCTGCGGCAATGGCTACTACATGTGGCGCATGCTCGGTGCCGGCGCCGATAGCGTGATCGGTGTCGATCCGAACTGGCTGTTCTTCTGCCAGTTCCAGGCCGTGCAGCGCTACCTGTCCGAGCCGAATGCCTGGCATCTGCCCTTCCCCTTCGAAGACCTGCCGCCGAACCTGGAAGGCTTCGACACGGTGTTTTCCATGGGCGTGTTCTACCACCGCCGCTCGCCGATCGAGCATTTGCTGGCGCTGAAGGATTGCCTGGTCAAGGGCGGCGAACTGGTGCTGGAAACCCTGGTGGTCGAAGGCGACAAACATCAGGTGCTGGTGCCGGAAGACCGTTATGCACAGATGCGCAACGTATGGTTCCTGCCGTCGGTACCGGCGCTGGAATTGTGGCTGCGCCGCGCCGGTTTCAGCGATGTGAAGTGCGTGGACGTGAGCGTGACCACGGTCGAGGAACAGCGCGGCACGGAGTGGATGAAGTACCAGTCGCTGAGTGACTTCCTTGATCCCGAGGATCACAGCAAGACCATTGAAGGGCTGCCGGCGCCGATGCGGGCGGTGATTGTTGCCAGAAAATAA
- a CDS encoding membrane-targeted effector domain-containing toxin — protein sequence MERERMNPNETQPLPNAADKAALKAIATTVIQTCPSLQDTAHEVASDLLKKSGITDLDPDQVYFHRFDTAESSSKAFTGWEHVPATLTSTMTLTQLVIQRFRVGDQDNADLLDVYSGFYTAGPKAARFNETNEVRLHGNEVLKAFWDIDFSTLYTDKLTAFWKQSGTDFRTLAKCNFLIQAVKARDKRQLSDDDFQFVTNAVMGPINWPVDLHMLRAQHPCADSVRALDVDGYVATNILRFVAPKGRQIVYMPGETVAFKVLETATDMHYWMLQQMNEEGARQGFMTHFSLADRQAIDKNITDIMNRLVSTWGKYDHHLINQKNQVITGDAFSWLSNSTQNAMFAEAELSLTSNGDLRKKLWIGYLSAGLKVFGPMAVVGWPIALPVVGASIASLGLNIDQAVNGKTAGDRKAGVLGAVFSGIDLLFNLLMLKGPGSLEEIGPDIEAAEAREMADLVESSTPAETAGSKVKPIEGASEAVTGSTEGRPAPAVPDAFRINEVLSDNALVREPGKFEGTYRRASNPSSAIKLNGNAYYVRYENSLNGRGYWAIIDPANPDAFGDSIPVRFVNDSGEWEVVPKLGLRGGMQAPAVSSPAVEEWSQRPGVHVPGLDDPEMRAWALGGPDVRSPFRRIWSVADIDVHSVLMSDAGEEVVTLSEFEMAQEEPRRNLISDARAWYELHPPTQSQPALSAQAFATPGELFETAYAKKPGLVVGESRGSIGSKQFLIENMPTLAQQGVKTLYLQELLANVNQLELDTFARTGEMPAELENYLNKLDIKAGNDPTGEFNLLALVKAANAQKIRVQALDMSTTYNINKEAIDWESGYQMARSFFASEVIRFNEALKEPAKWIALVNQENMATFRGYRGISEQTDALSIRIGEVAPGQAQPINTDPGLAVEHADYPDSPVFYVSDGMDFDSVHALIKGDVLVQVETPWAYRSPQQLRALLPEPGMFTFQRYRSSVLVVYRNANNGMADSVIRSTPGGRLNLDTPLRPAYESMTVDNLEELKQALVAKGMKPMGWPAELATELDSSLSETTHPIEIPDHWQANELLEGRTPVSDAGKFQGIYPLDSNPSSAILLDDTAYYVRYEADPNGGGTWAIIDPENPNAFSGSLPVRLNAEGQWELTPRAGLKGGGNRHPGGSRASASAPAPASPPVQEPSPAIPRRPATQYDAANRFRIRQVAMGERETHIKMVRQPDGSFRGETTYEQYIAAPRAKLSQDARQFFSRSEFTASLPPRPPLPGVTPSTTVEQLLPKIFKAAPGLVIGESQDRIGSMRFLIENMPALAQQDVKTIYFHRLLNDFNQVELDQFFESGSMPDDLRVYLQKLKSDPTGRFTPLEVVKAAQQNNIRIQATDCLASYRYPGSSLPDMHEQAIKTYLTHTIMEADKTINGAGKWVVLTDQENVNTFRAMPGISEMQGGIGLRIEEVLPEESLLIETDRGVEVGRGFATQPEFTDGNYDTLHADLSLQMPLPLLERTPEELSRMLFRQGMFTFQKSNGSWALFHRSRDGQVVRTAVERTADGSYLIHRPAWTEVHQVPYASIDELSWGLSRMGMNLQGRVPV from the coding sequence ATGGAAAGAGAGCGCATGAACCCGAACGAAACACAGCCGCTGCCCAATGCCGCCGACAAGGCCGCGCTCAAGGCGATCGCCACCACCGTCATCCAGACGTGCCCAAGCCTGCAAGACACGGCGCACGAAGTCGCCAGCGACTTACTGAAAAAATCCGGCATTACCGACCTCGATCCCGATCAGGTGTACTTCCACCGTTTCGACACAGCCGAAAGCAGTTCCAAAGCTTTCACCGGTTGGGAGCACGTCCCCGCCACGCTGACATCCACCATGACCCTGACGCAGTTGGTGATCCAGCGCTTTCGCGTCGGCGACCAGGACAACGCTGACCTGCTGGACGTCTATTCAGGCTTTTATACCGCTGGCCCGAAAGCCGCGAGGTTCAACGAAACCAACGAAGTACGCCTGCACGGCAACGAGGTGCTGAAGGCGTTCTGGGACATCGATTTCAGCACGCTCTATACCGACAAGTTGACTGCGTTCTGGAAGCAGTCCGGCACCGACTTCCGAACCTTGGCCAAATGCAATTTTCTGATACAGGCCGTAAAAGCCAGGGACAAACGGCAGTTGAGCGACGATGACTTCCAGTTCGTCACAAACGCCGTGATGGGTCCGATCAACTGGCCCGTCGACCTGCACATGCTGCGGGCTCAACACCCTTGCGCCGACAGTGTTCGGGCTCTGGACGTCGACGGATACGTGGCCACCAATATCCTGCGTTTTGTCGCGCCCAAGGGTCGCCAGATCGTGTACATGCCCGGTGAAACCGTCGCTTTCAAAGTGCTGGAAACCGCGACGGACATGCACTACTGGATGTTGCAGCAGATGAACGAAGAAGGCGCTCGCCAGGGCTTCATGACGCACTTTTCCCTGGCTGATCGTCAGGCCATCGACAAGAACATCACCGATATCATGAACCGGCTGGTCAGTACCTGGGGCAAGTACGACCATCACCTGATCAATCAAAAAAACCAGGTCATCACCGGCGACGCATTCAGCTGGTTGAGCAACTCGACCCAAAACGCAATGTTCGCCGAAGCCGAACTCTCGCTGACGTCCAATGGCGATCTGCGCAAGAAACTGTGGATCGGTTACCTCAGTGCCGGATTAAAAGTATTTGGCCCCATGGCGGTGGTCGGTTGGCCGATTGCCCTGCCGGTGGTCGGCGCCAGTATTGCCAGCCTGGGCTTGAACATCGATCAGGCAGTCAATGGCAAAACCGCCGGGGATCGCAAGGCCGGCGTTCTTGGCGCCGTGTTCAGCGGTATCGATTTGCTGTTCAACCTCCTGATGCTCAAAGGCCCGGGATCGCTGGAGGAAATCGGCCCCGACATCGAAGCAGCCGAAGCCAGGGAAATGGCCGATCTGGTTGAATCATCCACCCCTGCCGAGACCGCCGGATCGAAGGTCAAACCCATTGAAGGAGCATCAGAGGCTGTCACGGGCTCGACTGAGGGCAGGCCAGCGCCAGCGGTACCGGACGCCTTCAGGATTAATGAAGTGCTCAGCGACAACGCCCTGGTGCGTGAGCCAGGCAAATTCGAGGGTACGTATCGGCGCGCCTCGAATCCTTCGTCCGCCATCAAACTCAACGGCAATGCCTATTACGTGCGCTATGAAAACAGCCTCAACGGGCGAGGATACTGGGCGATCATCGACCCGGCCAATCCCGACGCCTTCGGGGATTCGATTCCAGTACGGTTTGTGAATGATTCGGGCGAATGGGAAGTCGTTCCAAAACTGGGCCTCAGAGGCGGGATGCAAGCACCGGCCGTCTCCTCCCCCGCCGTCGAGGAATGGTCACAACGACCAGGCGTTCACGTGCCGGGGCTTGACGACCCTGAAATGAGGGCATGGGCGCTTGGCGGACCCGACGTCCGCAGCCCGTTCAGACGGATCTGGTCAGTGGCAGACATCGACGTCCACAGCGTACTCATGTCCGATGCCGGCGAAGAGGTCGTCACGCTCAGCGAGTTCGAGATGGCCCAGGAAGAACCTCGTCGCAACCTGATCAGCGACGCCAGGGCCTGGTACGAGCTTCACCCACCGACGCAGAGCCAACCGGCACTCTCTGCACAAGCGTTTGCCACGCCCGGCGAACTGTTTGAAACGGCCTACGCGAAAAAACCGGGCCTGGTCGTCGGCGAGAGCCGGGGCAGCATCGGCAGCAAACAGTTCCTCATCGAAAACATGCCAACGCTCGCTCAACAGGGTGTGAAGACTCTGTACCTGCAGGAGCTGCTGGCCAACGTCAATCAACTCGAACTGGACACCTTTGCGCGCACCGGTGAAATGCCTGCCGAGCTGGAAAACTACCTGAACAAACTCGACATCAAGGCCGGCAACGACCCCACAGGCGAATTCAATCTGCTGGCGCTGGTCAAAGCCGCCAACGCTCAAAAGATCCGGGTGCAGGCCCTCGACATGTCGACGACCTACAACATCAACAAAGAAGCGATTGACTGGGAATCCGGCTACCAGATGGCCAGGAGTTTTTTTGCCAGCGAGGTCATCCGGTTCAACGAAGCATTAAAAGAGCCGGCCAAATGGATTGCCTTGGTCAATCAGGAAAACATGGCGACATTCAGAGGCTATCGCGGCATCAGCGAACAGACCGACGCCCTGAGCATTCGTATCGGTGAGGTAGCGCCGGGGCAAGCGCAACCCATCAACACCGATCCGGGGTTGGCTGTGGAGCATGCGGACTATCCGGATTCCCCGGTTTTTTACGTATCGGATGGCATGGACTTCGACAGCGTCCATGCACTGATCAAAGGTGACGTGCTCGTGCAGGTGGAAACTCCATGGGCATACAGGTCCCCGCAACAACTGCGAGCGCTGTTGCCTGAACCGGGGATGTTCACCTTTCAGCGCTACCGCAGCAGCGTCCTTGTGGTATATCGCAATGCCAACAACGGGATGGCAGACAGCGTCATCAGATCCACGCCGGGTGGACGGCTGAATCTGGATACCCCGCTTCGCCCAGCCTACGAGTCCATGACCGTGGACAACCTCGAAGAGCTCAAGCAAGCGTTGGTTGCAAAGGGCATGAAGCCCATGGGCTGGCCCGCCGAACTGGCAACTGAACTCGATTCGTCCTTGTCAGAAACCACTCACCCCATCGAGATACCGGATCACTGGCAAGCCAATGAACTGCTTGAGGGGCGGACACCCGTGAGTGATGCCGGAAAATTTCAGGGCATCTACCCACTCGACTCCAACCCCTCCAGCGCGATCTTGCTCGATGACACGGCCTATTACGTGCGTTACGAAGCCGATCCCAACGGAGGCGGCACCTGGGCCATCATCGATCCTGAAAATCCCAACGCATTTTCAGGTTCCCTCCCAGTGCGCCTCAATGCCGAGGGTCAATGGGAGCTGACGCCCAGAGCCGGGCTCAAGGGGGGTGGCAACCGGCATCCGGGAGGGTCTCGTGCTTCGGCCTCCGCGCCTGCTCCGGCTTCGCCCCCTGTTCAAGAACCATCACCGGCCATCCCGCGCCGCCCTGCCACGCAATACGATGCAGCTAACCGATTCCGTATCAGACAAGTTGCAATGGGCGAGAGAGAAACCCATATCAAAATGGTCCGTCAGCCAGACGGAAGCTTTCGCGGAGAAACCACTTACGAGCAATACATCGCGGCCCCGCGCGCCAAGCTGTCGCAAGACGCCCGTCAATTCTTTTCCCGCAGTGAATTCACCGCGTCATTACCTCCTCGTCCTCCGCTTCCTGGCGTGACGCCATCAACCACTGTCGAGCAACTGCTACCGAAAATATTTAAAGCGGCACCGGGCCTGGTCATCGGTGAAAGCCAGGACCGCATTGGCAGCATGCGGTTTCTCATCGAGAACATGCCGGCCCTGGCCCAACAGGACGTCAAGACGATCTATTTCCATCGCCTGCTCAACGATTTCAACCAGGTGGAGCTCGATCAATTTTTCGAGAGCGGGTCAATGCCCGATGATCTCAGGGTGTATTTGCAAAAACTGAAAAGCGATCCCACCGGGAGATTCACCCCGCTTGAAGTGGTCAAGGCGGCTCAACAAAATAACATTCGGATTCAGGCAACCGACTGCCTGGCCAGTTACCGTTACCCCGGCTCATCACTCCCCGACATGCATGAGCAAGCCATCAAGACCTACCTCACCCACACCATCATGGAGGCCGACAAAACGATCAACGGTGCAGGAAAATGGGTAGTGCTGACGGACCAGGAAAACGTCAACACCTTTCGCGCAATGCCCGGGATCAGCGAAATGCAGGGCGGTATTGGCTTGCGCATCGAAGAAGTGCTGCCGGAAGAAAGCCTGCTGATTGAAACCGATCGAGGCGTCGAAGTGGGCCGCGGCTTTGCCACTCAACCCG
- a CDS encoding protease inhibitor I42 family protein, translated as MSPTRLFVPLALALLAACATQPKQNVTVEKQSECPVKLTSGQNLILTLPSNPTTGYRWAIQDSAGGVLRALSPEVYTNPEDAGVVGAAGISTWRFQAFTTGTGRLRLTSQQPWAPEVLPVDSFDCNISVN; from the coding sequence ATGTCCCCCACTCGCCTGTTTGTCCCCCTCGCCCTCGCGCTGCTGGCCGCCTGCGCCACGCAACCGAAACAAAACGTGACCGTGGAAAAACAAAGCGAATGCCCGGTGAAGCTCACCAGCGGGCAAAACCTGATCCTGACCCTGCCAAGCAACCCGACCACGGGTTACCGCTGGGCCATCCAGGATTCGGCCGGTGGCGTGTTGCGTGCGCTCAGCCCCGAGGTCTATACCAACCCGGAAGATGCCGGTGTGGTCGGCGCGGCCGGGATTTCCACCTGGCGCTTTCAGGCCTTCACCACCGGGACCGGGCGTTTGCGTCTGACTTCGCAACAGCCTTGGGCGCCGGAAGTGCTGCCGGTGGACTCCTTCGACTGCAACATATCGGTTAACTGA
- the cmoA gene encoding carboxy-S-adenosyl-L-methionine synthase CmoA encodes MPAFSTYAAGTAVSKEPDRLFAQPLAQVPDFAFNEDVVRVFPDMIKRSVPGYPTIVENLGVLAAQFAQPNSVLYDLGSSLGAVTQALRRHVRTDGCRVIAVDNSAAMVERCREYLNGQDSMFQELLPVEVIEGDILALDFQPASVVALNFTLQFIAPEQRTALLSRIRQSLLPGGALILSEKLRFNDPEEHALLTDLHVAFKRANGYSELEIAQKRSAIENVMKPDSLEEHRERLLAAGFSKVVPWFQCLNFASLIALP; translated from the coding sequence ATGCCGGCCTTTTCCACCTACGCCGCTGGAACCGCCGTGAGCAAAGAACCCGATCGCCTTTTCGCCCAGCCTTTGGCCCAGGTGCCTGACTTCGCCTTTAACGAGGACGTGGTGCGGGTGTTCCCGGACATGATCAAGCGCTCGGTGCCAGGTTATCCGACCATCGTCGAAAACCTTGGCGTGCTCGCCGCGCAGTTCGCCCAGCCCAACAGCGTGCTGTACGACCTGGGTTCGTCGCTGGGTGCCGTGACCCAGGCCCTGCGCCGACATGTGCGCACCGATGGTTGCCGGGTGATCGCTGTGGATAACTCGGCGGCCATGGTCGAGCGCTGCCGCGAGTACCTCAACGGTCAGGACTCGATGTTCCAGGAATTGCTGCCGGTCGAAGTGATCGAAGGCGATATCCTCGCCCTCGACTTCCAGCCAGCCTCGGTGGTGGCGCTGAACTTCACCCTGCAATTCATCGCCCCGGAGCAACGTACGGCGTTGCTGTCGCGCATCCGTCAGTCGCTGCTGCCCGGCGGTGCTTTGATCCTCTCGGAAAAACTGCGCTTCAACGACCCCGAAGAGCACGCGCTGCTCACTGATCTGCATGTCGCGTTCAAACGCGCCAACGGCTACAGCGAACTGGAAATCGCCCAGAAGCGCAGTGCCATCGAAAACGTCATGAAGCCCGACAGCCTCGAAGAACACCGCGAACGCCTGCTGGCCGCCGGGTTCTCGAAAGTCGTGCCGTGGTTCCAGTGTCTTAACTTTGCCTCGTTGATTGCCTTGCCATGA